From one Planococcus citri chromosome 3, ihPlaCitr1.1, whole genome shotgun sequence genomic stretch:
- the LOC135840440 gene encoding gamma-glutamyl hydrolase A-like — protein MSIINMKLIIFQILVLLKCTSVYCTTRPIIGIMAQEFAEYRAGGSINPVGSSYIAASYVKAIESSGARVVPILTNQSYHYYERILHSINGVVAPGGSNEIQPGCPYYDTFVTIIKIAEQMNNKGIYFPIMGMCWGFEALFTIYNNHKLLQTSCDAYHQNYALHFEPKFTQSLLFSNIDHQTYVRLKYFPITAHAHDWCTTQRNFTNSRLSKYWKVTSTSVTSRGLKFISSAEHKKYPFIALQFHPEKPTFEWEEWLNLPHNHVVVQANRHFYDVLVKLAKLNNNKFRTEKEEKDALIYNYRPFYPVTKPAIFTQVYIFN, from the exons ATGTCCATAATCAAcatgaaattgataattttccaaattttggtaTTACTAAAATGTACTTCAGTTTACTGCACCACAAGACCAATCATTG GAATAATGGCCCAAGAATTTGCCGAATACAGAGCAGGAGGATCAATCAATCCTGTTGGAAGTTCTTATATAGCAGCATCTTATGTTAAGGCGATAGAAAGCTCGGGAGCAAGAGTCGTTCCAATTCTCACCAATCAATCTTATCATTACTACGA ACGTATCCTACACTCGATAAATGGAGTAGTGGCACCAGGAGGGTCCAATGAAATTCAACCTGGATGTCCATATTACGACACCTTTGTGACTATCATCAAAATAGCTGAACAG ATGAACAATAAAGGAATTTATTTTCCGATAATGGGCATGTGCTGGGGATTCGAGGCATTATTCACAATATACAACAACCATAAACTTCTACAAACATCCTGCGACGCTTATCATCAAAATTATGCCCTCCACTTCGAGCCTAAATTCACTcaaagtttattattttccaATATCGATCACCAGACATACGTTCGTTTGAAATACTTTCCAATAACTGCTCACGCTCACGA TTGGTGCACAACTCAACGTAACTTCACCAATTCACGTCTGTCGAAATACTGGAAAGTCACTTCAACCAGTGTCACTTCTCGAGGACTAAAATTCATATCAAGCGCTGaacacaaaaaatatccttttaTCGCCCTTCAATTCCATCCGGAAAAGCCAACATTTGAATGGGAGGAATGGTTGAACTTGCCTCACAATCACGTCGTTGTTCAAGCCAATCGCCATTTCTACGACGTGCTGGTGAAACTCGCTAAACTCAACAATAACAAGTTCAGAACTGAAAAGGAAGAAAAAGATGCTCTGATTTATAATTATAGGCCGTTTTATCCAGTCACCAAACCTGCAATCTTTACTCAGGTGTACATcttcaattag
- the LOC135841023 gene encoding gamma-glutamyl hydrolase-like — MIDMKLLIFLLVLLKCSSVYCTTRPVIGMMAQEWARYNPGGSMDPAGKLFIAASYVKAVESSGARIVPIFTNQSYHYYERMLYSVNGLMVPGGSNEIEPGCPYYDAFVIIVKIAKKMNDEGIYFPIMGVCWGLEAFFTMDNNHTLLQTTCDAYHQNYALHFEPNFRQSLLYADIDYKSYSRLKYFPATAHAHDWCTTKRNFTKAGLSKYWRITSTCITSRGLQFIASAEHKKYPFIVLQFHPEKPTFEWEEWCNLPHNPSVVQANRIFYDVLVKLAKLNFNKFRTKIEERDALIFNHNPYFPLTDPSVHTQVYIFN; from the exons ATGATCGACATGAAATTGTTAATTTTCCTTTTAGTATTACTAAAATGTAGTTCAGTTTACTGCACCACGAGACCAGTCATCG GAATGATGGCTCAAGAATGGGCCAGATACAATCCAGGAGGCTCAATGGATCCTGCTGGAAAATTATTCATAGCAGCATCTTACGTTAAAGCGGTGGAAAGTTCGGGAGCAAGAATAGTTCCAATCTTCACCAATCAATCTTATCATTATTACGA ACGTATGCTATACTCGGTAAATGGATTAATGGTACCAGGAGGCTCCAATGAAATAGAACCCGGATGTCCATATTACGATGCTTTTGTGATTATCGTCAAAATAGCTAAAAAG ATGAATGATGAAGGGATTTACTTCCCAATAATGGGCGTCTGCTGGGGATTGGAGGCATTTTTCACGATGGACAATAACCATACACTTTTACAAACCACCTGCGACGCTTATCATCAAAATTATGCCCTCCATTTCGAGCCTAATTTCAGGCAAAGTTTATTATATGCCGATATCGACTACAAGTCATACTCTCGTTTGAAATACTTTCCAGCAACTGCTCACGCTCACGA TTGGTGCACAACCAAACGTAACTTCACCAAGGCAGGTCTGTCAAAATACTGGAGAATTACTTCAACCTGTATCACTTCACGAGGACTGCAATTCATAGCAAGCGCTGaacacaaaaaatatccttttaTCGTTCTTCAATTTCATCCAGAAAAGCCAACGTTCGAATGGGAGGAATGGTGCAACTTGCCTCACAATCCCTCCGTTGTTCAAGCCAATCGCATTTTTTACGATGTGCTGGTGAAACTCGCTAAACTCAATTTTAACAAGTTCAGAACCAAAATCGAAGAGAGAGATGCTCTGATTTTCAATCACAATCCGTATTTTCCACTCACCGACCCTTCAGTCCATACTCAGGTGTACATTttcaactag